One Rhabdothermincola sediminis genomic window carries:
- a CDS encoding toxin-antitoxin system HicB family antitoxin — protein sequence MARPKKFHEKRVTTAVRLPEGLHYRLHEAADERDVSVNLLVTRAVSDYLERLRPVDEVLEPNRVA from the coding sequence ATGGCGCGACCGAAGAAGTTCCACGAGAAGCGAGTGACGACTGCGGTCCGGCTTCCCGAGGGTCTGCACTACCGGCTTCACGAGGCGGCCGATGAACGCGACGTCTCGGTGAACCTTCTCGTGACCCGCGCCGTGAGTGACTACCTCGAGCGGCTGCGCCCGGTCGACGAGGTGCTCGAACCCAACCGGGTCGCGTGA
- a CDS encoding Eco57I restriction-modification methylase domain-containing protein — protein sequence MTATTPTTSLIDRVEARRVRESADREAGQRGELGQFFTPAPIAALLAGMFEVPVGSLRVLDPGAGVGSLTAALVDRARDEGWPAVLDLTAVEVDEDLLPALKETLHECEDLPLTTSASLHNSDFVEWGCDRLEGGLFAAAPELFDLAILNPPYRKLNTASTERRRLSSVGIEATNLYAAFVALALRMLAPGGQLVAITPRSFCNGPYFKGFRKELLASAALRRIHVFDSRDKAFRDTAVLQENVIFHLVKGVEQGSVVIESSSGEGLSSTRKRVVPFERVVHPGDANSFIHLVPDEAHADVAGRMGSLPCELPAIGAAVSTGRVVDFRSREHLRAEPGPGTVPLLYPTHLRDGRVRWPVLGGKKANALADVDETQKLLLPTGNYVLVKRFSSKEERRRIVASVLEEGDLPAAQVAVENHVNVFHHRNAGLSLDLAWGIATFLNSTIVDLYFRQFNGHTQVNATDLRSLRYPSVDQLVLLGEVARQTEHDQGAIDSLLEQFVPTLAGA from the coding sequence ATGACTGCGACCACGCCGACGACAAGCCTGATCGATCGAGTGGAGGCGCGTCGCGTTCGCGAGTCCGCCGATCGCGAGGCGGGCCAGCGGGGTGAGCTCGGTCAGTTCTTCACCCCTGCTCCCATCGCTGCTCTGCTCGCCGGCATGTTCGAGGTGCCAGTCGGTTCGCTGCGGGTTCTCGACCCCGGTGCCGGGGTTGGGTCGCTCACGGCGGCACTGGTCGATCGGGCTCGTGACGAGGGCTGGCCTGCCGTGCTCGATCTCACCGCAGTCGAGGTCGACGAGGATCTCTTGCCCGCGCTCAAGGAGACGCTGCACGAGTGTGAGGACCTGCCGCTGACGACCTCGGCATCGCTGCACAACTCTGACTTCGTCGAGTGGGGTTGCGACCGGCTCGAAGGAGGCTTGTTCGCCGCCGCGCCCGAGCTGTTCGACCTGGCGATCCTGAATCCGCCCTACCGCAAGCTCAATACCGCCTCGACCGAGCGTCGACGGTTGTCGAGCGTCGGGATCGAGGCCACGAACCTCTACGCCGCGTTCGTCGCACTAGCGCTTCGCATGCTCGCTCCGGGAGGCCAGCTCGTCGCCATCACCCCGAGGAGCTTCTGTAACGGCCCGTACTTCAAGGGCTTCAGGAAGGAGCTACTCGCCTCAGCCGCGCTCCGACGGATTCACGTATTCGACTCCCGAGACAAGGCGTTCAGGGACACGGCAGTGCTTCAGGAGAACGTGATCTTCCATCTCGTCAAGGGGGTCGAGCAGGGCTCAGTTGTCATCGAGTCGAGCAGTGGCGAAGGCCTCAGTTCGACCCGAAAGCGCGTGGTTCCCTTCGAGCGCGTCGTGCATCCCGGTGACGCGAACTCCTTCATCCATCTGGTCCCCGACGAGGCACACGCCGATGTCGCCGGCCGCATGGGCTCGCTGCCGTGCGAGCTCCCGGCGATTGGTGCCGCGGTGTCCACGGGAAGGGTTGTCGACTTCCGATCCCGAGAGCACCTTCGCGCGGAGCCTGGGCCCGGCACGGTCCCGCTCCTGTACCCGACGCACTTGCGAGACGGTCGCGTGCGATGGCCGGTCCTGGGGGGCAAGAAGGCGAACGCGCTCGCCGATGTCGACGAGACGCAGAAGCTGCTCCTGCCCACCGGAAACTACGTCCTCGTCAAGCGCTTCTCGTCGAAAGAGGAGCGGAGGCGGATCGTCGCCAGCGTCCTGGAGGAGGGAGATCTCCCTGCGGCTCAGGTCGCCGTGGAGAACCATGTCAACGTCTTCCACCATCGCAACGCCGGCCTCTCGCTCGACCTCGCCTGGGGGATCGCCACCTTCCTGAACTCGACGATCGTCGACCTCTACTTCCGTCAGTTCAACGGGCACACCCAGGTGAACGCCACGGACCTCCGCTCGCTGCGGTACCCGTCGGTCGATCAACTGGTCCTGCTCGGAGAGGTCGCCCGCCAGACCGAGCACGACCAGGGCGCGATCGATTCCCTCCTGGAGCAGTTCGTTCCGACGCTGGCGGGGGCCTGA
- a CDS encoding BsuBI/PstI family type II restriction endonuclease: MATVDEAIDALTQLGFPRQQLNERSGLVLLALLDLTPDKPWSEATAPLRGITPMMEHMAEHYGKRYAPNSRETVRRQTVHQFLQGGLILQNPDQPDRPVNSGKTTYQISSFALDLLRAYGQQDWVLALRRYQLRVEALKERWEKKRQLQRIPVVLPDGADITLSPGGQNVLIAALVKDFCPMFTPGGRVLYIGDADEKFAVYDRKGLEALGVVIEEHGKMPDLVVHYADRDWLVLIEAVTSHGPVDAKRHEELQTLFAGSTAGLVFVTSFLDRRTLAKYVGDISWETEVWVAESPTHLIHFNGDRFLGPYE, translated from the coding sequence GTGGCGACCGTCGACGAGGCGATCGACGCGCTCACCCAGCTCGGCTTCCCGAGACAACAGCTCAACGAACGCAGCGGCCTGGTGCTGCTCGCCCTGCTCGATCTCACGCCGGACAAGCCGTGGAGCGAAGCCACGGCGCCCCTGCGCGGCATCACTCCGATGATGGAGCACATGGCCGAGCACTACGGCAAAAGGTACGCGCCCAACTCTCGCGAGACGGTGCGGCGGCAGACGGTCCACCAGTTCCTGCAAGGCGGTCTGATCCTCCAAAACCCCGACCAGCCGGACCGCCCGGTGAACAGCGGCAAGACCACCTACCAGATCAGCAGCTTCGCCCTGGACCTCCTACGTGCCTACGGACAGCAGGACTGGGTACTCGCGCTTCGCCGGTACCAGCTCCGCGTGGAGGCACTGAAGGAGCGATGGGAGAAGAAGCGCCAGCTCCAGCGCATCCCGGTCGTGTTGCCCGACGGCGCCGACATCACGTTGTCTCCCGGTGGGCAGAACGTCCTTATCGCTGCACTGGTGAAGGACTTCTGCCCGATGTTCACGCCCGGCGGGCGCGTGCTCTACATCGGCGACGCCGACGAGAAGTTCGCCGTGTACGACCGCAAGGGCTTGGAGGCTCTCGGCGTGGTCATCGAGGAGCACGGGAAGATGCCCGACCTCGTGGTTCACTACGCCGACCGTGACTGGCTCGTGCTCATCGAGGCCGTCACAAGTCACGGACCTGTGGATGCGAAGCGACACGAGGAGTTGCAGACCCTCTTCGCCGGTTCGACGGCCGGCCTCGTGTTCGTCACCTCATTCCTCGACCGGCGGACGTTGGCGAAGTACGTCGGCGACATCTCCTGGGAGACCGAGGTCTGGGTCGCCGAATCCCCGACCCACCTGATCCACTTCAACGGCGACCGGTTCCTCGGGCCGTACGAGTAG
- the istB gene encoding IS21-like element helper ATPase IstB produces MSRTDTIYQHVRSHLAYLNLAAAAEALPGELDTAAKEKLTHTEFLARLLDVEVDATEARRHAGRLRFANFPAPWRIEDFDFDAQPSVDAALIRDLATCRYAGDATNVLFIGPPGVGKTMLAIALGHAAVDAGLRTYYCTAADLAARCRKAAVEGRWANTMRFFKGPSVLIVDELGYLPMPAEDANALFQVISQRYLNGSIILTTNRGVASWGDIFDDTTIAAAMLDRLLHRSVVFNITGDSYRMRAHRARNRKLTEGGPAT; encoded by the coding sequence ATGAGCCGCACCGACACGATCTACCAGCACGTCCGCTCCCACCTCGCCTACCTCAACCTCGCCGCCGCCGCCGAAGCCCTGCCCGGCGAGCTCGACACGGCAGCGAAGGAGAAGCTGACCCACACCGAGTTCCTGGCCCGACTCCTCGACGTCGAGGTCGACGCCACCGAAGCCCGACGTCATGCCGGACGGTTGCGGTTCGCGAACTTCCCCGCCCCATGGCGGATCGAAGACTTCGACTTCGACGCCCAACCCTCGGTCGACGCAGCACTGATCCGTGATCTGGCGACGTGCCGCTACGCCGGCGACGCCACCAACGTGTTGTTCATCGGCCCGCCCGGCGTCGGCAAGACCATGTTGGCCATCGCCCTCGGACACGCCGCGGTCGACGCCGGGCTACGCACCTACTACTGCACCGCCGCCGACCTCGCCGCCCGCTGCCGCAAGGCCGCCGTCGAGGGCAGATGGGCGAACACGATGCGGTTCTTCAAGGGCCCGAGCGTGTTGATCGTCGACGAGCTCGGCTACCTCCCCATGCCCGCCGAGGACGCCAACGCCCTGTTCCAGGTCATCTCCCAGCGCTACCTCAACGGCAGCATCATCCTCACCACCAACCGCGGCGTCGCGTCATGGGGCGACATCTTCGACGACACCACCATCGCCGCCGCCATGTTGGACCGGCTCCTGCACCGCTCCGTCGTGTTCAACATCACCGGCGACAGCTACCGCATGCGCGCCCACCGAGCCCGCAACCGCAAGCTCACCGAAGGAGGCCCCGCGACCTAG